ACTGAATTAATTCTGTTTCTACCAATATCGCAAATATACAGGTTTGCTAGTAACGTCTTAAATAATAAAGAACAAAATAATGTTAAGGCTTTACAAGCATTTATTGAGAGTTTTTTTCCTGATAGAAATCATCCTATTTACAAAAATCAACTTCCTAACGAAAAAAGTTTAATAGAACATATTCGCCAAGCATTAACTTTCAATGATAGATATTTTGCGACTTCATACTATATTCAAAGAGATAATAAAAATCATTATTACGCATTATTTTTTATAACACCAAACATATACGGGTTAGAAAAAATATTAGAAGTAAAATGGTCATTAAATGAAGAACACGGTGAAGGCTTTGAACAACCAAAACAAATGCAGTCTTTGTTTGCAAATATAGAAAAAGAAAATTCTAAGCAAGAACAATATAAAAAATTAGAACAATTATTATTAAAATTTATATCAGCAAATAAAAAAGTTAACAATAATCAAATTTATGAATTAACATTAAAAAATATGTTTTTAAAAAAACATTCAAACGAGGTTTTACGCAACTTGCAGAAAGATGATAAAATAAGGATAATTGATATTCAAACAAAAAAAAAAGCAAGAAAAGGTGCTTTTTACTTAGGTTATGATTATTTCAAAAAACAGGAAATCAAAATATTAATTTCAATAAATTAAACAATGGCAACAAAAATAGAATGGACAGAACAAACCTGGAATCCGTCAATAGGTTGTAATAAAGTGAGTACAGGTTGCCAAAACTGCTATGCTGAGGCAATGTCAAGGCGATTAAAAGCAATGGGAACAAAGGGTTATGAAAATGGTTTTGAATTTTCTATAATGCCTGAACGCCTTGAACAACCTTTAAATGTCAAAAAGCCTACAAAGTTCTTTGTTAATTCTATGAGTGATTTGTTTCACGAAAAAATGCCTTTTGTTTATCTTGATGCTATTTTTGAAGTCATAGAAAAAACATCTCGACATACCTATCAAATTCTTACCAAAAGAGAAAAAATAATGTCAGAATATTTTAAAAATAAGAATCTACCAAAAAATGTTTGGCTTGGT
This Bacteroidales bacterium DNA region includes the following protein-coding sequences:
- the tcmP gene encoding three-Cys-motif partner protein TcmP, translating into MKKRKAIDAKKNILPHSQAKLDFYKDYLKRYIPILRLANFTTSINIFDVFCGTGIYENGKKGSPIIAFDAIKESNKNIFKLNKPLTPINLFINDLESGKIEQIKQYLENQSEKICKFEFHNKDAIVFLTDIEKIINNQTSKDRNLILIDPYGYKNIRKEYIEKLIKNKRNTELILFLPISQIYRFASNVLNNKEQNNVKALQAFIESFFPDRNHPIYKNQLPNEKSLIEHIRQALTFNDRYFATSYYIQRDNKNHYYALFFITPNIYGLEKILEVKWSLNEEHGEGFEQPKQMQSLFANIEKENSKQEQYKKLEQLLLKFISANKKVNNNQIYELTLKNMFLKKHSNEVLRNLQKDDKIRIIDIQTKKKARKGAFYLGYDYFKKQEIKILISIN
- a CDS encoding phage Gp37/Gp68 family protein → MATKIEWTEQTWNPSIGCNKVSTGCQNCYAEAMSRRLKAMGTKGYENGFEFSIMPERLEQPLNVKKPTKFFVNSMSDLFHEKMPFVYLDAIFEVIEKTSRHTYQILTKREKIMSEYFKNKNLPKNVWLGVTVESKDTKHRINFLRNINATIRFISMEPLLEDIGNLDLNNIHWVIVGGESGIKARPMKSEWVLGIKKQCEQQKVAFFFKQWGNWGADGIKRNKKLNGRKLNGKIYDEYPELIEEYFE